A stretch of the Carassius carassius chromosome 6, fCarCar2.1, whole genome shotgun sequence genome encodes the following:
- the LOC132141946 gene encoding U6 snRNA-associated Sm-like protein LSm6 — translation MSLRKQTPSDFLKQIIGRPVVVKLNSGVDYRGVLACLDGYMNIAVEQTEEYVNGQLKNKYGDAFLRGNNVLYISTQKRKM, via the exons ATGAGTCTCCGGAAGCAGACACCAAGTGATTTCCTGAAGCAGATCATTGGGAGACCAGTGGTGGTGAAGCTGAACTCTGGTGTTGATTACAGAG GAGTCCTGGCCTGCCTTGATGGCTACATGAATATCGCCGTGGAACAGACAGAGGAATATGTCAATGGCCAGCTGAAGAACAAGTATGGCGATGCATTTCTCAGAGGAAACAACg TGTTATACATCAGCACccagaagaggaagatgtga